The stretch of DNA ACCTGCCAGGGCTGGTTCGACGGATCGAAGCCGGGCGCGAACGCATTGCGAGATCGAGGGGATGCGGAGTCGGACATGATGAATCGGTGTAAAAAAGGCACCCCACCGGGTGCCTTTTTTTTGCCTTGCAAGGGCTTCGGGCTGAAAACCGGGTCAGGCCTGGGCTTGCCGCTGGGTCTTGCTGACCAGCTTTTCCTTGATGCGAGCCGACTTGCCCGAACGGCTGCGCAGGTAGTACAGCTTGGCACGGCGCACGTCGCCGCGGCGTTTGATTTCGATCGAAGCGATCTGCGGCGAATACAGCTGGAAGGTACGTTCAACCGCTTCGCCCGACGAGATCTTGCGCACGATGAAGGACGAGTTCAGGCCACGGTTGCGACGAGCGATGACCACGCCTTCGAAAGCCTGCACGCGCTTGCGGGTGCCTTCGACCACGTTCACGTTGACGATCACGGTATCGCCGGGGCCAAAGTCAGGCATGGCTTTGCCGCCGGTCAGGCGAGCAATTTCTTCCTGCTCGAGAGTTTGGATGAGATTCATGGAAATTAGCTCCTTAAGCATCTTGCCAGCAGAGGAGAAAGTTGTTTTGTCTGTAGGCAGAGGATGAAGCGAACCCAAGATTCTATACCAAAAAACCTATATATGCAAAGCACTTAGCCCTTTCTTCACCAATACAGTCCTTGGCCGGCACAGCACAGCACAGCACAGCACAGCAAGCCTAAGTATCGAGGCTGCCCATCGGATTGAACCGCACCGCTCTGCGCGTCAAGCCGCAAGCACCGAGACCGAGCAGCCGGATTTGCTCAAAAACCCGCAACCGCGCCCAGCCACATGAGAGCGGGAATGGCGATGCCCCAGGCGACAACCATCAGCACGTCGAGCAGCATGTCCTTGCGCGACACGATCTGGCTGGAGGACAGCTTGCGTACGTCGCCCAGCGACGACGCCGGCCGAAAAACGGGTGGCTGCGCTGCCGTCGACTGGGGTTCGGGCGGAAAAGGCCATTTGCGCGCAGGGACCTGCGCCGCAGGCTCCCGGAGCGGGGCCTGGCCCGAGCGGGACTTGCCGGGGGCGGACACACCGAATGCCGGCTGGCGCAAACCCGAAACCGGCAGCGAGGGAAGAACAGCTGAAGCGGCGATGCTCATGGTGGCACTCCTGGGGTCTAACGGCCAGCCTGGGCATCATGCCCGCCTAGCCTTGGATCGGATTAAACGAACAGGGACAACTGGGGAGACGTCGGGGTACTGCGGACACTGAGAATGCGGGTGACAGGAGGAACGAACTGCTGGCAGTCGAGCTGCGCCCGGGGGGTGAGGTTCAGGCCGTGCTTGCGCGCTGCAAGCGAAAATCGCTGGCGCAACAGGTCTGCCCAAAGGCCAGTGCCGCGCATACGGGTACCGAAGCGTGGATCGTTGCGACGGCCGCCGCGCAAGTCCTCGATGCGGTGCAGGACGCGTTCGGCACGGTCGGGGAAATGCGTGCGCAGCCACTGCTCGAACACCGCGTGGACTTCCCAGGGCAACCGGATCACGGTGTAGCTGCCCCAGCGGGCACCTGCCCCGGCCGCCTCAGCCAGTATGGCTTCGAGGAAGGCGTCGTTGATGAAGGGAATCATGGGCGCTGCCAGCACCCCGACCGGCACGCCGGCGGCCGTCAAGGTGCGCACGGCCTGCAGCCGGCGCCAGGGCGCCGACGCCCGGGGTTCGAGCGTGCGTGCCATGTCCGCATCGAGCGTGGTGATACTGACGTAGACCATGACCAGATTGCGCTCGGCAAGAGCGGTGAGCAGATCAAGGTCGCGTTCGACCAGGGCATTCTTGGTGACCAGGGTGACCGGGTGGCGGGTTTCGAGCATGAGTTCGAGCAGTCCGCGCGTCAGGCGCCATTGCCGCTCGATGGGCTGGTAGATGTCGGTAGCCGAACCCAAATTGATGGGGGAGACACGATGACTGCGCTTGGCCAGATCGGCGCGCAGCGCCGAGACGGCGTTGACCTTGGCGGTCAGCTTGGTTTCGAAATCGAGTCCGGGCGAGTACCCCAGATAGGCATGCGTAGGGCGCGCGTAGCAATAGGCGCAGCCGTGTTCGCAGCCCCGGTAGGGGTTGATGGCCAGTTCGAAGGGAATATCGGGGGAATCGTTACGGGAGAGCAGCGTGCGGACCTGCTCGGGGCGCACTTGCGTCAGAGGAGCCGGCGCAGCGTCGCCCTCCTCGCCGACACAGTCGTCGGCAGCCTCGACCGCCCACTCGTTTTCGAGAGGTTCGACACGGGTATCCGACTGGTAGCGGTGCCCCACGTTAGTAACCGCACCCCGACCGCGCAAAGCGGCGGGGGCGGTAGCCGGGGACCCAGAACCGGCGGAAACAGCGAAAGAGGAACGATCGATGTTTGCCATTCGAGTACTGTATAAAAAAACAGTACTTTTTGCAAGCAATCCATCGCCCTCAAATCGACGAGTCCAATTTACTCCAAGAAAAGACCCCTGGAGAACTCTTGATTTCGCCTGATGAAAAAACCTTCAAAAAATATTACAAGCTATTGTTTTTAAACAATTTATCAACAAAGCAACAGGGCAAAAAATTAATCGTTGACCTGTATTGGCCATTGCTGTTATCAGCTTATTCCCACCAGCGCCGGCAGCGCGCAGGGCGAACCATCGCACGGTCACTGCGGCAGCTTGCCCTTCGGGATGCCCAAGTGCTTGAGAGGGGCCACGGGTTGCTGCAATTGATCGAACGTGCATTGCACCGCATTATTGAAAGACACCACCACGATGGAACCCACCACATAGAGCTTGTAGTTGGAGGTAATGCGCACAGGCGGGTTGTCGCATTGATGGCTGACGGCGTCGCTCAAGCTGCCCGGCAGCGTGTCCATGGTCTCGCGCATGCGGTACTGGCCCAGCAGATCGCGCACCCACCCCCAGCCCGAGGTCAGATAGATGGGGACCAAGCGCCGCAGGAAGGGATACTTTTTCATCGTCAGGTTGAGCACCGGCGGATATCCGGCCGTGCCGTTCAAAACATAGTGCTCCAGGTCGACACCGCGCGCCGCATAGCGTTGGTTGATGTTGACGAAGTCATCAGCCAGGCTGGCGCTGATACGGTGTTCATAGCTGTTCTGCGCCTGCATGGCATAGCCGTAGACTGCTGCCAGGAGCAGCATGCTGTAGGCCGGCAGCCCCAGAAGCGTCCACAGGCCGTAGCGCCGCAGGCCAGCCCAAGGCACGGTTTCACGCCAATATATGCACAGCAGCACCAGACAGGCCGAGATCAAGGCCCCGATACCCACCAGGATGCGCGGCTCGATCACGGCCTCGCTGAGAAACAGCAGAGGCCCCAGGGCACTGAGGGTCAACGCCACCGGAATGATCGGAACAAGCACCACGAGACCAATGCGTCCGGCCAGACTACAGTACCGCCAGGAGCGGGCCGCATAGCGCAGCCCGAACATCAGGGCGATGACCAGGCCCAGCGCCAGCGCCGCCCTCAAAGGCCAGGAGCCGGTCTCGCTCAAGCCCTCGCGTATCAGCTCCCAATAGCTCAGCACATTGTCGGACAAGGCCGACCACTGTCCGGGGCGCAGCAAGGCAGCGTGGTAGCTGGCATAAGGGTTGCGCAGGATCACATCGGCGATGATTTTGTAAGGAATCATCGCCGCCACCGCCTGGGCCAGACGGCCCAGCACCTGGCGCGCGAGCGTGCCGGGCGTGGCATCGCGCCACATCAGGTAGAGGAACTCCAGCACGCTCAAGACCAGGAAGGCATTGAGCGCGGGCTGGTACAGGCACAGCGTGCCCAACAGGCAGAGCGCGCCCCACCCCATTCTGCGTCCGCGCCACGGCGTCTCGCAGACCGCCGCAACGGCCAAGGTCAGGGCCAGCACCATGGTCAGCACGTCGAATTTGTACGACAAGTTTTCCAGGAAGAAGGGGCTGGCGCCCAGCGGAAAGGCGACCAGTGTCGCTGTCGCGGCATCGCGGATCGCGAATTTGCGGGCGACCAGCATGGCGCACCAGGCAAGAAGCAGCACGGCCAGGATCTGCGGCAGCGGCGTCAGATCGGTCAAGGGTGTGCCCATGTTGAGCGACTGCATGACCAGTGTGGTCAGCGGCCGGCCATCGCCCGTCCAGCCCGTGTAGCCGCTATGCACTCGGCCCAGGTCGTCCACGTAGAGGCGGTCGGCATGCAGGATGCAATAGGCGACGATGCCATTCAGAATCAGCGCGGCCTTGAAGACTGGCCTGTTCCAGCGCGGGACGTCCAGATTCTGTGTAGCGCTTTGTGCTGGAGAAGTATTCATTGCGGGTTACATGCCATTTTAGGTTCGCGCAAGAGCATACCCGAATCAAAAAGGCCGGACGCTCGTGCGCCCGGCCCCGAATTACGGCCGATTGCCGGCCTGGGGTCACTTGTTGGGTTGCGGCGTGATGCGCAGATAGGGCCGCACGGCCTTGTAGCCTTTGGGGAATTTTTCCTTGAGCACGGCCTCGTCCTTGAGCGAAGGCACGATGATCACGTCGTCGCCGTCCTGCCAGTTCACCGGCGTGGCCACGCTGTGGCTGTCGGTCAGCTGCAGCGAATCGATCACGCGCAGGATCTCATTGAAATTGCGCCCTGTGCTGGCCGGATAGGTGATGATGAGCCGCACCTTCTTGGCCGGGTCGACGATGAATACCGAGCGCACCGTGGCCGTGGCGCTGGCATTGGGGTGGATCATGTCGTAGAGTTCGGAAACCTTGCGGTCTTCGTCGGCCAGGATGGGAAAGTTCACCGTGGTCGATTGCGTATCGTTGATGTCGTGGATCCAGTCCTTGTGCGACTGGGCACCATCCACCGACAAGGCCAACACCTTGACGTTGCGCCGGGCAAACTCGCTGGCAAGCTTGGCGGTATAGCCCAGTTCGGTGGTGCACACTGGTGTGAAGTCGGCGGGATGCGAGAACAGCACGCCCCAGCTGTTGCCCAGGTATTCGTAAAAACGAATGGGGCCGGAGGAAGATTGCTGTTCGAAATCGGGGGCGACGTCGCCCAGGCGTAGCTGTGCCATGGAAACTCTCCTGCAAAGTTATGGGGCCATGTCGGTCATTCTGGCACCCAAGAAGGACAGGCAAAAATAGCCTGCCCGCATAATCTTATGTAATGCTGGCCTTTTCCCATTGCATGCCGCACGCATCGGCAATAGCGCCGCCGCGCACCGCGGCCGACAGACTCAGCGCGCGCGGCAGGATATGCGCGGCATAGAACAGGCTGGTCGCCAGTTTGCGGCGGTGATAGGCATCGGTGGAACCCGCGGCCAGGTGCCTGCGGCAGACCAGAGCCGCGCGCGCCATCTGCCAGCCGCCATGCACCGTGCCCGCCAGCATCAGCAAGGGCACGCTGCCCGAATACACCGCCCTGATCTGTCCTGCGGCGTTCTGCACCACATAGGCCACGGCATCTTCATAGGCACAGATGGCCTGCTCGAAATTCAGACGCAGCAGCTCTAGCGCGTCGCGGTCACCGGCATCGGCCTTCTGCGCCTGAGCCGCCACAAACTTGAGCGTCTCGCGCATGGCGGTAATGCAAGCGTGGGCCGCCGCGCCGCCGTCGCGCGCGATCTTGCGGCCCACGAAGTCATTGGCCTGGATGGCCGTGGTACCTTCGTAGATGGGCAGGATGCGGGCATCGCGGTAATACTGGGCCGCGCCGGCCTCTTCCATGAAACCCATGCCGCCGTGCACCTGGATGCCCAGCGAAGCCACCTCCACGGCCGCTTCGGTGGAAAAACCCTTCACCACGGGCACCAGGTATTCGTACAGGGCCTGCTGGCTCGCGCGCACGGCCGCGTCGGGATGGTGTGCGCCCAAATCGTGAGCCGCCGCAGCCACGTAGGAGACGGATCGTGCCGCCTCGGTCAGGGCCTGCATGGTCAGCAGCATGCGCTGCACGTCGGGGTGGTGCGCAATCGCCACCGGGCCGGCCGAACCCTCCACGGCGCGGCTCTGGATGCGCCCCAGAGCATAATCGCGCGCATGCTGATAGGCCCGCTCGGCCACCGCGACGCCCTGCTGCCCCACCGCAAAACGCGCCGCGTTCATCATGATGAACATGTATTCCAGGCCGCGCCTTTCCTCGCCCACCAGATAGGCCACTGCGCCCTCGCCCACTTCGCCCTTGCCCGAACCGTAGATCAGTTCACAGGTCGGGCTGGCGTGTATGCCCAACTTATGTTCGAGCTTGGCACACCAGATGTCGTTGCGCTTGCCCAGACTGCCGTCGTCCTCGACCAGGAACTTGGGCACGATGAAAAGCGAGATGCCCTTCACGCCCGGCGGCGCGTCCGGCGTGCGCGCCAGCACCAGATGCACGATGTTCTCGGCCTGGTCGTGCTCGCCGTAGGTGATGAATATTTTCTGGCCGTAAAGCCGGTAGCTGCCCTCGTTCTGGCGCACGGCGCGTGAAGCGATCAGGGCCAGGTCCGAGCCGGCCTGCGGTTCGGTCAGATTCATGGTACCCGACCACTGGCCGCTGACCAGCTTGGGCAGATAGCGCTGCTGCTGCGCCTGACTGCCCACCGTTAGCAGCGCCTCAATTACCGCATCGGTCAGCATGGGACACAGCGTGAAGGCCAGGCTGGCTGATTGGAAGCTTTCATGCACCGGTGCCGCCACCAGCTTGGGTAGGCCCTGTCCGCCCCACCGCACGGGGTGCGGCAGACCTTGCCAGCCGCCCTCGCCATACTGAGCGTAAGCCTTCGCCCAGGCAGGCAGCACATGCACCCGGCCGTCCTGCCAGACAGGCGGTTGACGATCGCCCTGCGCGTTCAACGGCGCCACCACCTCCTCGACCAACCGGGCGTTTTCTTCAAGTATCGCGTCGACCAGATCGGGGCCGATCTCCTCCTGGTTCGGCAGCCCGAGCACATCGGACAGGCCAGCCAGCTCGTTGAGCGTGAAACGTATGTCCTGCAGTGGAACCTGATAGGCCAAGGTTGTCTCCTCGATTTATCCCATCATTATATTTCCGGTTCCCTCCCGATCGGCACGGGCGTGACGACATGTAAGGTAACGCGTAATGAGCGCGGCTTCGGCAAGGTCGACAGTCGGCCGGCATTCAAAAAAACCAACCGCCCGCCACGACGAGAAAAGCGTCTTCTCCAGCCCCATCCAATTCGAATGCCGTGCCGGCATATTCGTGAGGGACGCCGCGCTCAAGGGCATGGTCGCCAAGAGGATGCAAGGCCACCGCTGAATTTCCGATTGCTCAATCGTCCGAGACCGCCGGATCCCCCCGGCAGCCTCGGGTTTGCAGCATCACGCCGTATAGCGGCCTTAAAGCGCCTCGGCCAACTCGGGCACGAGCTGGAACAGGTCGCCCACCAGGCCGTAGTCTGCCACGCCGAAGATCGGCGCCTCAGGATCCTTGTTGATCGCCACGATCACCTTCGAATCCTTCATGCCGGCCAGGTGCTGGATCGCGCCCGAAATGCCCACGGCCACGTATAGCTGCGGCGCGACGATTTTGCCCGTTTGGCCCACCTGCCAGTCGTTGGGCGCGTAGCCCGCATCGACTGCCGCGCGCGAGGCGCCCATGGCCGCGCCCAGTTTGTCGGCCAGCGGTTCGAGAATCTTGAAATTCTCGGCGCTGCCCATGCCGCGACCGCCCGAGACCACGACCTTGGCGCCTGCCAGTTCGGGGCGGTCACTCTTGGCCACCTCGCGGCCCACGAAGCTGGAAAGCCCCGAATCGGCGGCGGCGGCCAGCGGCTCCACCGCAGCCGAACCGCCCGTGGCGGCCACCGCGTCAAAGCCCGTCGTGCGCACCGTGATCACCTTGACCGCATCGCCCGACTGCACGGTGGCGATCGCGTTGCCCGCGTAGATCGGGCGCACGAAGGTATCGGCCGATTCCACGCCGATGATGTCCGAAATTTGCGCCACATCCAGCTTGGCCGCCACGCGCGGGGCCACGTTCTTGCCCGAGGCCGTGGCCGGGAACAGGATGTGGCTGTAACTCGAGGCAATGGCCAGCACCTGGGCCTGCAGGTTCTCGGCCAGGCCGTCGGCCAGATGCGGCGCGTCGGCCAGCAGCACCTTGGCCACGCCCGCGACCTGCGCGGCGGCATCGGCGACGGCGCGCACGCTGCTGCCCGCCACCAGCACGTGCACCTCGCCGCCGGCGTATTTTTGTATCCCCGCTGCCGCGGCCACCGTGTTCAGCGTCGCGCCCTTCAGGTGGACGTTATCGTGTTCGGCAATAACCAGGATCGTCATCTTCACACCACCTTCGCTTCGTTCTTGAGCTTGTCCACCAGCGCGGCCACGTCAGCCACCTTGATGCCGGCCTTGCGCGCCGGCGGATCGGTCACCTTCAGCGTCTTGATGCGCGGAGCTGGATCGACGCCCAGGTCGGCCGGAGTCAGCGTCTCGAGCGGCTTTTTCTTGGCCTTCATGATGTTGGGCAGCGTCACGTAGCGCGGCTCGTTCAGGCGCAAGTCGGTGGTGACGATGGCGGGCAGCTTGATCTTGATCGTCTCAAGGCCGCCGTCCACTTCTCGGGTCACCGTGGCCGAACCATCACCCAGTTCAATCTTGCTGGCGAAGGTGGCCTGAGGCCAGCCCAGCAGCGCGGCCAGCATCTGGCCGGTCTGGTTGGCGTCGTCGTCGATGGCCTGCTTGCCCAGGATGATCAGTTGCGGGGCTTCCTTCTCGGCCAGCGCCTTGAGCAGCTTGGCTACTGCCAGCGGCTGCAGTTCGGCGTCGGTCTGCACCAGGATGCCGCGGTCCGCGCCAATGGCCAGCGCCGTGCGCAGGGTTTCCTGCGCCTGGGCCACGCCGCACGACACCGCCACCACTTCGGTGGCCTTGCCCGATTCCTTCAACCGCGTGGCTTCTTCCACCGCGATCTCGTCGAACGGATTCATCGACATCTTTACATTGGCGATATCGACACCGGTCTGATCGCTCTTGACGCGCACCTTGACGTTGTAGTCAACCACGCGCTTGACGGGTACAAGCACCTTCATCCAACAGTCTCCTATCTATCCGAGTAACCTTTCCGACTATGAAATTTTTACGGCAATCTTTCGATTCTACAGCTTGGACAGCGCCCGTATGTGGGCCACCACGCTGCGGCCCAAGGCCGACAGTTCATAGCCACCCTCGAGCGTGCTGACAATGCGCCCCCCCGCGTGGCGGTCGGCCACACCCACGATTTTGTCGGTAATCCAAGCGTAGTCGGACTCGACCAGGCCCATCTGGCTCATGTCATCCTCGCGATGGGCGTCAAAGCCCGCCGACACCAGGATCAGCTCGGGCCGGTGCGCGTCCAGCCGCGGCAGCCACTGTTCGGAGACGATGGCGCGCACGGCCGGCCCTGTGGTATAGGGCGGCACCGGCACATTGACCATATTGGCCGCCGGCTGGCTCGTCCCGCTGTGGGGAAAGAGCGGGTGCTGGAAGAAACTGCACATCAGCACGCGATCGTCGCCCGCGAACATCTCCTCGGTGCCGTTGCCGTGATGCACATCGAAGTCGACGATGGCCAGACGCCGCAGGCCATGAACGGCCATGGCGTGCGCGGCGCCGATGGCGATATTGTTGAGAAAGCAAAAGCCCATGGCGCGGTCGCGGCAGGCATGGTGCCCGGGGGGACGAACCGAACAGAAGGCGGTCTCGGCCTGGCCCGTCATCACGGCGTCTACCGCCGCCACCGCGGCGCCGGCCGCGTGCAGCGCCGCATCCAGCGTATGGCAGTTCATCAGCGTATCGGGGTCCAGGGGGGTGTACTCGCCCTGCGCCGGCACGCTCGCCGCCAGGAAGTCGAGATACGCCGCCTCGTGCACGCGCAGCAGCGCCGCGCGGTCCGCCGCAGGCGCCGGGCGCGCATCGAGCAAGGACATCAGCCCGCTGGCCAGCAAT from Bordetella sp. FB-8 encodes:
- the rplS gene encoding 50S ribosomal protein L19 → MNLIQTLEQEEIARLTGGKAMPDFGPGDTVIVNVNVVEGTRKRVQAFEGVVIARRNRGLNSSFIVRKISSGEAVERTFQLYSPQIASIEIKRRGDVRRAKLYYLRSRSGKSARIKEKLVSKTQRQAQA
- a CDS encoding PA0069 family radical SAM protein; translated protein: MANIDRSSFAVSAGSGSPATAPAALRGRGAVTNVGHRYQSDTRVEPLENEWAVEAADDCVGEEGDAAPAPLTQVRPEQVRTLLSRNDSPDIPFELAINPYRGCEHGCAYCYARPTHAYLGYSPGLDFETKLTAKVNAVSALRADLAKRSHRVSPINLGSATDIYQPIERQWRLTRGLLELMLETRHPVTLVTKNALVERDLDLLTALAERNLVMVYVSITTLDADMARTLEPRASAPWRRLQAVRTLTAAGVPVGVLAAPMIPFINDAFLEAILAEAAGAGARWGSYTVIRLPWEVHAVFEQWLRTHFPDRAERVLHRIEDLRGGRRNDPRFGTRMRGTGLWADLLRQRFSLAARKHGLNLTPRAQLDCQQFVPPVTRILSVRSTPTSPQLSLFV
- a CDS encoding glucosyltransferase domain-containing protein, with product MNTSPAQSATQNLDVPRWNRPVFKAALILNGIVAYCILHADRLYVDDLGRVHSGYTGWTGDGRPLTTLVMQSLNMGTPLTDLTPLPQILAVLLLAWCAMLVARKFAIRDAATATLVAFPLGASPFFLENLSYKFDVLTMVLALTLAVAAVCETPWRGRRMGWGALCLLGTLCLYQPALNAFLVLSVLEFLYLMWRDATPGTLARQVLGRLAQAVAAMIPYKIIADVILRNPYASYHAALLRPGQWSALSDNVLSYWELIREGLSETGSWPLRAALALGLVIALMFGLRYAARSWRYCSLAGRIGLVVLVPIIPVALTLSALGPLLFLSEAVIEPRILVGIGALISACLVLLCIYWRETVPWAGLRRYGLWTLLGLPAYSMLLLAAVYGYAMQAQNSYEHRISASLADDFVNINQRYAARGVDLEHYVLNGTAGYPPVLNLTMKKYPFLRRLVPIYLTSGWGWVRDLLGQYRMRETMDTLPGSLSDAVSHQCDNPPVRITSNYKLYVVGSIVVVSFNNAVQCTFDQLQQPVAPLKHLGIPKGKLPQ
- a CDS encoding peroxiredoxin, whose amino-acid sequence is MAQLRLGDVAPDFEQQSSSGPIRFYEYLGNSWGVLFSHPADFTPVCTTELGYTAKLASEFARRNVKVLALSVDGAQSHKDWIHDINDTQSTTVNFPILADEDRKVSELYDMIHPNASATATVRSVFIVDPAKKVRLIITYPASTGRNFNEILRVIDSLQLTDSHSVATPVNWQDGDDVIIVPSLKDEAVLKEKFPKGYKAVRPYLRITPQPNK
- a CDS encoding acyl-CoA dehydrogenase, with the protein product MAYQVPLQDIRFTLNELAGLSDVLGLPNQEEIGPDLVDAILEENARLVEEVVAPLNAQGDRQPPVWQDGRVHVLPAWAKAYAQYGEGGWQGLPHPVRWGGQGLPKLVAAPVHESFQSASLAFTLCPMLTDAVIEALLTVGSQAQQQRYLPKLVSGQWSGTMNLTEPQAGSDLALIASRAVRQNEGSYRLYGQKIFITYGEHDQAENIVHLVLARTPDAPPGVKGISLFIVPKFLVEDDGSLGKRNDIWCAKLEHKLGIHASPTCELIYGSGKGEVGEGAVAYLVGEERRGLEYMFIMMNAARFAVGQQGVAVAERAYQHARDYALGRIQSRAVEGSAGPVAIAHHPDVQRMLLTMQALTEAARSVSYVAAAAHDLGAHHPDAAVRASQQALYEYLVPVVKGFSTEAAVEVASLGIQVHGGMGFMEEAGAAQYYRDARILPIYEGTTAIQANDFVGRKIARDGGAAAHACITAMRETLKFVAAQAQKADAGDRDALELLRLNFEQAICAYEDAVAYVVQNAAGQIRAVYSGSVPLLMLAGTVHGGWQMARAALVCRRHLAAGSTDAYHRRKLATSLFYAAHILPRALSLSAAVRGGAIADACGMQWEKASIT
- a CDS encoding electron transfer flavoprotein subunit alpha/FixB family protein — its product is MTILVIAEHDNVHLKGATLNTVAAAAGIQKYAGGEVHVLVAGSSVRAVADAAAQVAGVAKVLLADAPHLADGLAENLQAQVLAIASSYSHILFPATASGKNVAPRVAAKLDVAQISDIIGVESADTFVRPIYAGNAIATVQSGDAVKVITVRTTGFDAVAATGGSAAVEPLAAAADSGLSSFVGREVAKSDRPELAGAKVVVSGGRGMGSAENFKILEPLADKLGAAMGASRAAVDAGYAPNDWQVGQTGKIVAPQLYVAVGISGAIQHLAGMKDSKVIVAINKDPEAPIFGVADYGLVGDLFQLVPELAEAL
- a CDS encoding electron transfer flavoprotein subunit beta/FixA family protein, whose translation is MKVLVPVKRVVDYNVKVRVKSDQTGVDIANVKMSMNPFDEIAVEEATRLKESGKATEVVAVSCGVAQAQETLRTALAIGADRGILVQTDAELQPLAVAKLLKALAEKEAPQLIILGKQAIDDDANQTGQMLAALLGWPQATFASKIELGDGSATVTREVDGGLETIKIKLPAIVTTDLRLNEPRYVTLPNIMKAKKKPLETLTPADLGVDPAPRIKTLKVTDPPARKAGIKVADVAALVDKLKNEAKVV
- a CDS encoding histone deacetylase family protein, translated to METLYFTHPSCRQHEMGDWHPESPQRLDAISDQLLASGLMSLLDARPAPAADRAALLRVHEAAYLDFLAASVPAQGEYTPLDPDTLMNCHTLDAALHAAGAAVAAVDAVMTGQAETAFCSVRPPGHHACRDRAMGFCFLNNIAIGAAHAMAVHGLRRLAIVDFDVHHGNGTEEMFAGDDRVLMCSFFQHPLFPHSGTSQPAANMVNVPVPPYTTGPAVRAIVSEQWLPRLDAHRPELILVSAGFDAHREDDMSQMGLVESDYAWITDKIVGVADRHAGGRIVSTLEGGYELSALGRSVVAHIRALSKL